GTTGCAGTATTTCAGTGATGTATATGGCTATGATAAGGTTATATTCGATGCCCTCAAAAGCTTTGGTGTAAAGTGATGGAATACAATGAAAAAGAGATTTTGGAGGCATTGAGGAACGAAAAGACTAAATATCATGCCTTTTCTCAATTAGTGGAGCACTATCGCGAGCCGCTATATTGGCGTATCAGGCGCATTGTCATAGCGCATGAAGATGCAAATGATGTCTTGCAGAATACGTTTATAAAGGTGTGGAGTAATATGGACAAGTTCCAAATGCGTGCCCAGTTTTCTACATGGATTAATCGTATTGCTATCAACGAAAGTCTGGATTTTCTCCGCTCCAAGAAAGATAAAATAAGCACAGATGAATATGGTGGTGTGGCAATAAGACTACTGGCTGATAACTATTTTGATGGTGATGCGACACAAGCACTGCTGCAGGAGGCAATCGCAACATTGCCGGAAGTACAGCGAACAGTCTTTAATTTGCGTTACTTTGACGAAATGAAATATAACGAGATGAGTCAAGTTTTAGGAACAAGCGAAGGAGCTTTGAAAGCAAGTTACCACTTGGCAGTGAAAAAAATCTGTGATTTTTTAAAGCTGCGTGATTAAACTTTGGTAAACACTTTACGTCAAAAGGATAAGAAAAGGAATTTAATGATATGGAAAAATACGAGCAGGAACTTTTAGAAAAGTTTGGAAAGAGCAGGCCTTTTACCGTCCCCGATGGTTATTTTGAGGATTTCAGTGCCCGCCTAATGAACAGTCTGTCAGACTCAAATGACACAAAACGAGTATTAACTTTCCGTTCTAAGAAGTTTGTTCGATTATTCCGCTATACGGCAGTAGCCTGCTTTGTAGCAGTATTTTCTGTGTTGGGCATTAATAGTTTCTTGACAGCTGAGAATTCTATAGAGGCACCTGTGGCAGAACAACACTATAATGGAGATAAACTATTCGACCAAATAGCAGATTATGCAATGATGGATAATGAAGATTACTATGCAACACTTTCTGATAATTAAATGTAGAATGGAAATGAAAAGAATATTATTACCCCTTGTTGTCATGCTTTTTACAGCATTACAACTTGTGGCTCAAGTTCCAGATAGAGGGCGTCCGAAGTTCGATCCAAAAGCCTTTGAAATGAAAATGGAGCAATACGTATCGACAGCTGCAGGTTTTACACCCGCTGAAGCCAGTAAGTTCTTCCCGATTTATCGTGAGATGCACCGCAAGTTAAGAGGATGTTTTGATGAAATGCGTATGTATCGGCACGTCGATACCAATGATGATGAAGCGTCATATAAAGCGATTAAGCGATTAGATGAAATTGATTTGGAAATGAAAGAATTGCAACAGCGTTATCATGCAAAGCTTTTGAAGGTTGTTCCTGCAGGTAAGGTGATGAAAGTGATTAAGGCAGAAGAACGCTTTCATCGTCAAGCTTTCAAGCAGATTTTAGAAAGTCCGAAAAACTAAATAGATGCAAAGGTATTTCATTTATCTCAGCTATGATGGCTCAGCTTATCACGGGTGGCAAATTCAACCTAATGGTATTTCTGTACAGGAGAAGCTTCAGGAAGCTCTTTCCAAACTTCTTCGGCAGAAGATAGAGATTGTTGGAGCCGGGCGTACTGACACGGGAGTACATGCTCGAATGATGGTTGCCCATTTTGATTTTCCTAAAAGTATAGAAGAAGAACAGCTGAGGTATAGGCTTAATAGGCTGTTGCCACGTGATATTACTATCAATAAAGTGATACCTGTGGAAGCGGATATGCACGCACGCTTTTCGGCAAAATGGCGCACGTATCGGTACTACATTCATACACAAAAAAATGCTTTTCTGCGTCATTATTCCTATGAAAGTCCTTATAAACTCGATTATCAGTTGATGAATCAGGGGGCAGAGCTACTGAAAAGTCACACAGATTTTGCAGCATTCTGCAAGACCGGAGCCGACAATAAGTCCACACTGTGTACTATAAGAGAATGCAAATGGGTGCAGACTTCTGCTATTTCGTGGTACTTTGAGATTACAGCTAATCGCTTTTTAAGAAATATGGTGCGTGCAACCGTGGGGACTCTGTTTCTTTTGGGACGTCATCATATTTCGCTTGATGATTTGGATTACATCTTACAAGAAGGTGATCGAAGTAATGCAGGAGAGAGTATGCCTGGTCATGCTTTGTTCTTGGAGAACATAGAATATTGAATTAAAAAATGTGGTTACTATTAGCATTCCTTTCAGCAACACTGTTGGGATTTTATGATTCGTTTAAGAAAAAGGCACTTCATGACAATGCTGTCATCCCAATATTATTTTTGAATACTGTTTTTTCTTCATTAATATTCTTGCCTTTTATCTTTTTGTCTTCGTTTACTCGGATTTTAGAAGGCAGTATATTCTTTGTATCACAAGGAGGTTGGGAAGTGCATCGCTTCATTCTTCTAAAGAGTTTAATTGTCTTGTCCAGTTGGATTTTCGGCTATTTTGCCATGAAACATTTGCCTTTGACAATTGTTGGGCCGATTAATGCCACTCGTCCGGTGATGGTTCTTGTTGGAGCTTTATTGGTATTTGGTGAGCGATTGAATGGCTGGCAATGGATAGGTGTGGCCCTTGCTGTGGTGTCTTTCTTGCTGTTAAGTAAGAGTGGCAGGAAAGAAGGAATTAATTTCAAGCATAACAAGTGGATATATTTCCTCGTGTTTGCTGCACTATTGGGGGCAATTAGTGGACTCTATGACAAATATCTGATGGCAAGTCCGCAGAATGGTGGTGTAGGTATAGACAGGATGATGGTTCAAAGCTGGTATAACATCTATCAGATGGGGATGATGGGAAGCGTGATGCTCCTGCTATGGTGGCCTACTCGAAAACGCACAACACCTTTTCATTGGGATTGGACTGTAGTTTTAATCTCCTTGTTCTTATGTGTTGCCGACTTTGTTTATTTCTATGCGTTAAGCTTACCTGGTGCAATGA
The nucleotide sequence above comes from Segatella oris. Encoded proteins:
- the truA gene encoding tRNA pseudouridine(38-40) synthase TruA, with product MQRYFIYLSYDGSAYHGWQIQPNGISVQEKLQEALSKLLRQKIEIVGAGRTDTGVHARMMVAHFDFPKSIEEEQLRYRLNRLLPRDITINKVIPVEADMHARFSAKWRTYRYYIHTQKNAFLRHYSYESPYKLDYQLMNQGAELLKSHTDFAAFCKTGADNKSTLCTIRECKWVQTSAISWYFEITANRFLRNMVRATVGTLFLLGRHHISLDDLDYILQEGDRSNAGESMPGHALFLENIEY
- a CDS encoding DMT family transporter yields the protein MWLLLAFLSATLLGFYDSFKKKALHDNAVIPILFLNTVFSSLIFLPFIFLSSFTRILEGSIFFVSQGGWEVHRFILLKSLIVLSSWIFGYFAMKHLPLTIVGPINATRPVMVLVGALLVFGERLNGWQWIGVALAVVSFLLLSKSGRKEGINFKHNKWIYFLVFAALLGAISGLYDKYLMASPQNGGVGIDRMMVQSWYNIYQMGMMGSVMLLLWWPTRKRTTPFHWDWTVVLISLFLCVADFVYFYALSLPGAMISIISMIRRGSVLVSFLFGALFFHEKNLKAKAFDLALVLLGMIFLYIGSR
- a CDS encoding RNA polymerase sigma factor, coding for MEYNEKEILEALRNEKTKYHAFSQLVEHYREPLYWRIRRIVIAHEDANDVLQNTFIKVWSNMDKFQMRAQFSTWINRIAINESLDFLRSKKDKISTDEYGGVAIRLLADNYFDGDATQALLQEAIATLPEVQRTVFNLRYFDEMKYNEMSQVLGTSEGALKASYHLAVKKICDFLKLRD